GCCCTCGAGATGGTACTGATGCTGCTGACCCGGGATGGCAGGCCCCGTGTGGCGGCAGCTGGGACAGAAGGCGACATCCTGTCCCAAGTCCTCCAGCCCCTTCCTTCCACCTTGCGGGCCTGCGTCTTGACTTTGAGGTTCTTACAGATCTCGTGGTAGATGAGGCTGTAGCAGGCCGTGAGCATGACCACAGGCAGGACAAAGATGGCCAGGGTGGTCCAGGTGATATAGACCCGAGGCCCCCAAGGGAAGCGGAAGTCTGCCCAGCAGTCCAGCACCCCCGTGCCCTGGAACACCTCCCGCAAAGAAAAGATGAAGATCTGAGGCAGGCTGAGGATGGCAGCCAGCAGCCAGGGAGCGGCGATGAGAGGGTAAGTGGACTGGCTGGGCTGCTGGAGGCTGCGCAGGGGGTGACAAACAGCCAGGTAGCGGTCCAGCGTCATGGCCAGTAGCATGTAGGTGGAGGCGAACATGCTGAGCACCTGCAGATACTTGACGGCCCGGCAGAGGAGGTCAGGGCCCTGGAAACGGTAGGTGATGTCCCACAGCAGCTGGGGCAGCACCTGAAACAGGGCCACACCCAGGTCAGTCACGGCCAGGTGCAGAACAAACAGGTGCATGCGGGAGCGCTTGCGGCCTGGCTGTCCCAGGGTCAGCAGCACAGTCAGATTGCCCCCTGTCGCCAGCACCAGGACCGCGGCCAGGACTCCGATCTCCACCTTGGCCAGCTCCTCATCCCGGCCCATCCAGGGTGTGGTGGCATTGGGGA
This genomic interval from Prionailurus viverrinus isolate Anna chromosome F1, UM_Priviv_1.0, whole genome shotgun sequence contains the following:
- the AVPR1B gene encoding vasopressin V1b receptor → MDSGPAWAANPTPGGTFSVPNATTPWMGRDEELAKVEIGVLAAVLVLATGGNLTVLLTLGQPGRKRSRMHLFVLHLAVTDLGVALFQVLPQLLWDITYRFQGPDLLCRAVKYLQVLSMFASTYMLLAMTLDRYLAVCHPLRSLQQPSQSTYPLIAAPWLLAAILSLPQIFIFSLREVFQGTGVLDCWADFRFPWGPRVYITWTTLAIFVLPVVMLTACYSLIYHEICKNLKVKTQARKVEGRGWRTWDRMSPSVPAAATRGLPSRVSSISTISRAKIRTVKMTFVIVLAYIACWAPFFSVQMWSVWDKDAPDEDSTNVAFTISMLLGNLSSCCNPWVSMGFNSHLRPWPLCHPDCCGGPRPRPRRQLSSLSLSSHHTTLLTCSSGLPALTLNPRLGGGPGTEGSLKDSAQVDGEASTETGVF